Part of the Henckelia pumila isolate YLH828 chromosome 2, ASM3356847v2, whole genome shotgun sequence genome is shown below.
AAATTAAATTCATGAATTCAAGCACGATCTTAATTGAATCAAATCAAACCAGATATATTATATTAGAACAATTAGCACCAACCCAAACCTCATCTGACTAGCTAGAATTGCCATATTTGgctcaaaatataaaaaatttataaaccgAATTAAAGTGAACTCGGatatcgatatatatatatatatatatatatattaatatatatattgtgtaaTTACAGTACCCTCGTGTCCGGAATGTGGTGGTGAAAACATATACTAAATAAGTAAATATATGAAACATCttccatatataatataataaataaatatgagaattgcattaaataataattatatacatagTAATGATAATTAGCCGGAAAGATGTTAGTATTTTCAGATGGACCAAGAGTAGACAACTACTTCACACTGTACATGATCCCTACATTGCCATTTGGAAAACGAAATGTCAACAAATAAATTGAAGCTAAGAACAAAAATACATAACATCCAAGAACAGTGCAATTATTTGCTCGTTAATTTACACGACACTTAAAATAAAACTACACATGGCCATGGTCCAAGAAGGAAAATTAATTCaatatcaataattttttttttaaaaaaaatgtgatgATCATGTTTTCTTATCTAGATGCGATGcagattttttcttttttctttttttcttttattttggttttttttttttccattttgaCGCCTTTCAcgtgttttgatttttttttttcgtttttttttacaAGTAATTATAAAGACTTTCATGTGTTGCACAACATTCATTTTGCAGTATACATGCAAAATGAATAATTGTAGGGATCttcgttttttaaaaaatattttaaaatatgaattaaaaatataatccgATGTATAtaagttattttgataaattaaacatttatatataaatgtttcataataatatttaatttttttttacatggtTATTATCTGGAACGATTAGAACAATAATTAAAGTGATTTCTATGTATAATGTGTTATATAATTAATTCATGAATTGTATGTTTAGATATAGTAAtcgattttatattttatttatgtacactatttaatttattataataCGTACTTAAGTGCTAAGAGGTTACTCAATTAATCatacaaataaatttaattattcaaatgtaaaatatatttaaatattttatataaaaaatagctGTCGTAAATGAAATAGCTAGTAACTATATTCTAAGAATGTTCCACGAGAAAAAGTACGAATTAATTGATAGATCGTTGATTAATTTTGTGTTTGGTGCGTAAAATATATTGTtttagaattttttaaaaaaaattcctgtatatttttttaaaaaaattgaaataaaatttttattttgaataaataaaatggAGTTTTGGAATTTCCATATAAACTCAGTAACAGAAACAGTGACGGACCGGTCGGGGAGGGCCGCCAGTTATTTATTTTACGGGCTTACGTTTGGGCGGTGGGGGCCTGGCTGCAGGCATGTAGCCCACTGTCGGGCTTATTTCTTGTCGCAAATATTCACTCGttgcatttttttaattatgccAAATATATTGGTAACTTTTCATTTGTGCAAATTCCAAAACAATAATGTTTTTCTAAAATCAGATTTTAAAATACTAGCTTGCATTTGATCGATGGATTTGTACATCTGTTTGTTTTGGTAAATTCGCTTAACAATGTATTTCAAATAttaaattgttatttttttatcgtTGTGGTGGATTTGAGATTAATGTGAAATATAAAGATAGCATTTGGGAGAGATTTTAGGAAGCATTTCTCAACTTTAccttcataaaatttcaaaattgtgaaagaaaaaaataaaaagtgcttcctagaagctctcacAAACACTACCGAAGTCGTTTCAATCCAAACGCAATACCTGTTGCAAGTAAATGTTAAAATTATGTGTACATTATTTAATGAATTTCATAGTCAATTAATGAAGGTTTTgaaatatatgcatgttttggatGAACACTATGCATGATTATATATGTAGCTCCTCCTTGCTTAGTATCAAACATTGCAATAATAATGCAAAACGGTTATTTCGAATTCGTTATTGACTATAAAATTTATTGGTAGTTAATTAATATTTAGTGAGCACAGTGATAGTGAGGGCTGTTAGCTCATCAATGGTCTAAAGCGTAGTATTTAAGTTGATTACGTTGAATCtaccaaaattaaaattattagcattactaattatttacatatattttatGTCGGCCACTTTAAAATCAATTGATTTAGATTATgtcaaatatattttatttattattatgatCGATTACAACaagaaatatgaaatacttGCAAATTAGTTGTGCTATAATAACACAGCATTGGATCCATCATAAGTAATGGTTTATATAAGTATTATTATGGTATTGAAAAGTCAAGTTTTCTTGTAAACGCAGCTATTTATTTTCGTAACTTTTATTATGGAGAATTATATTGAAGGATTAGCCGTTGAGGTTTCAGAACCTATGACACCGACCGTGAAATTgacattatatataatttatacaaATCCTTCGATATATTTTCATGAAATGGTTCTTTCAatgattgtatatatataacatatatttAGTTGATTTTCAATCAGCATATAGAGTACATTTGTTCTCTTTCTACTTTTAGTTTGTTTTTCATCAAAACATTGACATTGTTATTGAtcgataaatatattataacaaTATTTGGAGTTCGTTCTATTTTATGGCCTAATTAATTTAAACTTGGAAATAAATAATTTTCGTTCTTTATGATAAAATCTACACGGAATGAGATACAATTTAGGGGCAAGTCACACCACTCTGTTGTAAAATTTAGATATAGAttttattattacataaatttaTCTCACcgacaagataaaatcatagaATCTTCCTGCAAGAAAAAGAAATCATTAATTTAACcttgaaatcaaaagaaaagaacagTCACACATGGCAAATTGGCGATGGTGTAAATGATTGTTTTAATGCAAGTGTAACGTacaatattttttcattaaaataaaCATTCTATCAGATGAAATTTACACCTCGCAATACATTAGTTTTAATAAATcttaaaaataagaataaaaccACATGGCCATGCTGTGTTACAAGTTGGTAACATGTATACTTTAATCCTCTGATATTAAAGCGACAACAAAATGCTCAGTTTGAACAAATTAAATTAGCCTAGTTAGAAAAGGgggaaatataatattttttaaatttcaccAGCTCAACAATAAGAATTTGGACAGTTATTTTACAGTTCAACAATCAACAGGAAGAATAATAACAAATTCCTCAAAACCAAATTACATTAAAATATGAAACTCAACATGGGAAAAATCACAAGAGTACCAAAATAAAAGATGTGACAGGTTAACAATTGATGATGCTTGTACTCAATCATTGAACTCCAAGAATGAACAGACAATCACAAGGAACGTTTAGGAATGTAAAAACTTTTGTTCTAAAGAGGTGCTGATCGATCATCACGAGCCAGTATTGTGCTGCGGTTCTTCGATATTAACAATGTCGCCGCTCCGATCCTGTACATTCGAACGACAAATCTCCTGGATTCTACCGCAAACCTCGGTCATCGAAGGGCGTTTATCCGGGTACGGAGCAGTGCTATCAACTGCAAGCTGCAAGAGCTGAACCATATCTTCTTCGACGTTTTGATATCGAAGGAGTTCGAGATCAAACACTTCGGAAGTCCACTCTTCTCTAACAATGGACTGGACCCATCTTGGGAGATCCACCCCTTCCTCGTTTGTTAATGAATGAGTAGGAGCCTTGCCCGTCAGCAGCTCCAGCAGTAGAACTCCGAAACTATAGACATCTGCTTTTTGTGAGACTTTTCGAGGATCGGTTACCTCCGGTGCACGATAGCCGGCGACACGGTTAGGGGTGGTAGTAGGTCCTGCAAGCTGAGCAAGGCAAAAATCGGAGACACGGGCTTCATACGAAGTGGTGAGAAGGATGTTGGATGATTTGATGTTTCCATGGGAGAGTGTGGGGCTTTGGGAGTGAAGGTACGAGATTCCTCGCGCTGCACCGAGGGCGATGGCTGCCCTTGTCTCCCAGTTTAAGGGAGTCCTGCCGCCTCCCTTGTTTCCTGCGACATAAATCCAATTAAAACTCATCAAACTCAATAAATTTGCTCCAATTGGAACCCCATTTGAGTACAGAATCACAGAGTTTTCAAAAGGAATCCTTCATTGACTTTGAGCTAATTAATGCAAGATAAATGATGTTAACTAGCTAGTTACTGCAAACATATAAAAAGGAAAAGGGATCAAAACAAACAGGCAGAAGGCATTATCATCAAAACTATAACCAAAATATATATAGTGTCTAATTCCGCATTCGCATCGCTAACTTTTTCCCAAACTATCCAAGTTTGCAGCCttttaaataactcaaaatgACATTTTCAATAATCTGAACTAGACATAACAAGACAAGGAGTTGCAAATTATGTGctgcaaacacaaaaacaacactcATTCTCAGACACAGAGTATGTAAATAACTAAGGAATATGATTAACCTCAACAAGATGAAGAAGAATTCTCACCATGTAACAAAGCAGACAAACTCCCCCTTGGCAAATAATCATACACTAACAGCTTCTCCTCCTTGTTATAGTAATAAGCTCTTAAAGGCACTAAATTTTCATGATCCAATCTTCCaacttcctccatcttttccCTAAACTCCCTCTCTCCCATGTTAGCATCCCTCAGCCGCTTCACCACCACCGCCAGCCCCGTCTCAAGCACAGCTTTATATGCGGTTCCGAATGTTCCCTTCCCCAAAACCTCAGCCGAcgccctcaaaagatcctccaagTCGAAGTTCCACCCCGTTTTCCCCAGGAAAACAAGCCCTTTCTTCCCATCCACAACCACCTTTCCTTTCTCCCTCGACCCCAATGCCGCCGCGAAACTACCACCCGCGGCCCCATTTTTAACTTCGCTCTCTATTTTCTCCGGTGGGACTTCAAGATCTCTTACATTAGCCACCACGCCttcattttttgatttttttctttttccagcGCACGCTCTGCACAAGCAGAATAACAGCAATAATAACACCAACAACCCGATTATCGAACCGATTACAATCCCCGCAATCACCCCTGCAGAGAGCTTTTTCTTGGATtttccaccaccaccaccaccacaaGAATCCAGCGGAGAGCCACAGAGCGAATTTCCAAGAAAAGCACTCCTTGGCTTCCCCGAAAGATGCCCAGGAATCTCTCCAGTAAGATTATTAGAAGAAACATTGAACTGAAGTAAACCAGGCAAATTCAGATCAGGAACTTGACCAGAAAAGTGATTGTCCTGCAAGTAGAGCGTCCCCAAACGAGTCAATTTATTGAATGACGGCGAAATTTGGCCGGAGAAATTGTTGTCCGCCAAATTCACACGCACGAGAGACGACAAGGAGAACAAAGAATCCGGGATTTCGCCATCGAAAGAATTGTGCTGCAAATAGAGATTACGGAGTAAAGTCAGCGAAGAGAACAACTCCGGCGGCAGATTCCCCGACATCGAGTTGTAACGAAGACTGAGTGTATTCAGATTGGTCAAATTGGAGATCGTGTTGGGCGGAATCACGCCGGACAGCCCCATTCCGGGAAAGTGGAGCTCCACAACAGTGGAATTCAACGGCGCATTGCACACGACCCCAGCCCACGAGCATGGAGTGGGCCTATTTAGATCCCAGAGGCGGAGTCGTCCTCCGACGGCGGAGCGGAATGCAACGAGCGCCGCCCGCTCTCCGGCAATGTCCGCGGCGGCGAATGGCAGCAGAATGGCGGCAGTGAGAAGGAGAGAAGCGCAGAAATCGGAATCGAAGCGCCTCATCGATGATCCCCGCGATCTTGGAAGCAGCGGAGGTAGATTTGCGTGAAATTTGTTGAGGTTTGAAGAAGTTTAAGGAGTGGGTTTCATGTCTGATTAGTTGTCTGAGTCTGAGTCAGTATAAACAGTGAACTGTTACTGGATTGGCCATTTAATGTCATATTCCTCCAATAACAATCACCATTcccccaaaaaataaaattattttaaatttttatttatttatttatttattagtacCATCACattattcaaattttgaaatttcaattAACGGGCAAAAGTCAttcaatttttataaaataatatcgactctttctttttctttcacaAATTCATGCATTGAATTTGTTtggatagattttttttttcccgaGTTTGAATCCTCAGATAATTAATTTGAGCTAGCTTTTTTATCATTACAAAATCTATATCATCTAGAGTCATTTTCTTTTATTCCAAATATGTTTGGATTATGGTATTTGATGCCACCAACTACATTTGAAAATTAGATTTGAAATTATTTCTCTTCTTAAACTGGGagatttggaatttcttgttttGATCTAAACCAACTAGTAGCTTAATAATTCTGACACCAAACATCAAGATTTCAATGTATCGGATTCAAtgcataattataaaaaaaacgtTTTAACTTTGTCGCACAATATTTAATCAAGTGTAGTTTACTTACCTAACTCAGTTTACAAGTTATTTTGTTAATCcgtttattttattgttgtgcACTAAAATACAGCGATTGCGAGTTTcactattataaaataaaaataaaaaaactctcgAAAACAAAAGTTAATGTGTTTTATAGTCCAAAGTTGGGTACCATAAAAACAATATGGTTTTATTAcgtattaataataaatatatgattatatatatttattaaatttaaatatacaaaattaatggtgttttgttaattttttgaaataagcGCTTCTttccaataataataataataataataataataataataataataataataataataataataagtgatttattttttttttatttttaaaagaaaatcaaaatatcaagtTTAGTTAGCTATATATAGAGAGAATGTTAGGAATAAGTGAATAACACATGAAACAGGCCAAATGACCAATGCGATTAGTTATAGTGCCATTCCTAAATAAGATAGCAAAGACATAAACATTTTAAATCAATGGTTGTTCCCCAatgattattattaaaaatatattacaaaattattattcttatttttaagtattaatTGTTCAGTACTAAAAtactttttcaattttttttaacaaattgaATATCTTAATAAATTGTCAACGAGTTTAATAATActagtattttttaaaacaattattATCATGATTGAATAGATCTAAATATAAAAGATTCAACCTGCCATTTGCTTGcgattacatatataaataagcGCTCACAAGAGATCATGTCCCTATAGATGGAGTAGCTAAGTATTTGAAAAATGATCATAGTttttttctattaatattttattggaCGAGTTTGTCACGATTTGTCCAATATAGTTAATTTGACTAGTATGACTGTATGGTTTGCAAGCTATTATGTTAAGTGCATTAGACTGAGAATTTATCTAGTACACATCAAAACTAACAATTGTGAATTTTCACATGTCAcataaaaaaagaaagaaaaagaaactaCTGAATCAATAGAAAATGAATTATACATAATTACTATAATACCAAGAATTAAGAGCAGCACCGACATTATGATATTTATTGAATAAAATCAGATTCTCACTTTCATAATTTCGTTGACGAATATTatccttttattattttttttaaaatatttattgatggACTAGTTTGCAGGAATTAACCATTTGCAAAAAAAGGTAAATGTTTTTAAGTCAACGATTTGAATAATCATTTCATGAAAAGTTGTGGGTAATATATACATGTATTTTGAATACGATTATGCatttcattaattaatttctcatgtagaaaaaggaaaaataagAAGCTAATTTATGGGTAttttgctaaaaaaaaaaaaaaaaggaaaaaatgaaTGATACCATTTTTAcggaaaatttattttgcgAATTTTCCCAAAAGATGAATTTGTTCTCAATATTAATAATGTTGAGactgaatattttattaatctaGAGACATATTAAATCGATAAATCGATAAATTATTGATTTAAAGAGTATTTTTTTGATTTAACGAACTTAAATTTGATTACATAAAAATTAACAATCGTGTTTTATTAATGTtcatatcatatttatttaattaatataaaaaatacaattcattgtacatatatatttactattttataaaactCGAGCCACTTTTAAAAACTATTTTGATACGTTTTGATGACACCAAAGTACATTTATCATTTAACCCTTGGtagttatttaaaattttatatatttacattgaaaaaaagaaaaaaaaataggtgaaaaacaaaaaacaaaaaaaaattaccttGCATTTTGAGAACTGCAATTTACCATATTATTAATAACTGCACTAACTTCTCCGAAAAATTCGATCCTACAACATGAGTTTTATCCCATGTAATAGGTGAAAGCACATGATTGGTCAAATTATGCGGGTTccacatgattaattattaattattaatttatgatattagcataaaagttttttttaaaaaaaaaaaaattatcttattAATTTAGCATATTGGTCTAATTTCGaattgataaaaataattatttattaaaagtcATTAGTTTATCGAATATTAATTTATAAGAACTAAATAACGAGAAAAAAGTGAAACTTTTCCTAATTAACAAAATAAGtaaatttagaaaattaaataagtttggTCGACAATGAACAGAAAactgatattaattttaaaaattaatatttaattgtatATAGGTTTAAGATTTAAAGTATTATAAATTatttggttcgcaaaatttcccccgattttttgtaaaatataaaGTATATAATAGTGGTTAGTGAAAGAAAGTGTCTGGACTCCTAATCATAGAATAcacctaataataataaataactaaaataaatgTGACAGACAACTACGATAAATCGTTCCATCTTAGTCTAATTATTGCCATTTGCCAACTAAAAAGTTTGCCCAATCGAGTTGTGTCGTGACTTGGTTTTTTATGATTAttgagaataaattaataagtttatttttgttaattataCATTAAGAAAAAGTTAGTGTGGATAAATAAGTTTATTTCTGCTAATTATGTATTATACGTGATAAATTGCAACGACATATCACATGTCAATCAAATCAAGGACCAGACCATGCAAAATATTTCCCTGtctataaaatttatttttaaaaaaactacaaCAATAATACAATATCACAAGGAAAAAGGAGAAGATATTTATAAAAATCCCACATTTCATTAAAAAAGAGAATAAAATCTCATATCCGTGACTGGAGTAATCAAAATAGGTAGGATCAAGTGGTTTTGAATTTTCAATAGTATTATGATAGTGTTATGTTCAATtggaatttatttttcatattctTTGAGGAATATTTTTCTCCGAAATATCTTATTGTATATCCTTGTTTTAGCCTCTGTACTTAAAGGAAATATATATTTGTAGTTAGGAAGTTTTTTCTGATCCATATTgtgtaatatatatacattgttATTGTGAATAAGAGAACGAGAAAATTGGGTGGAAAAATTTGTCAAATAGAGTTGAAATTACTGAAGTATGGTTGATGAGTTATAAATGAttcatattatttataatgaattaatttttattataattgaagaaatttaaaatatttacattATTTATAGTTATTAGgtatgattgatgaattctCAATTTTAATCTTCTGTTTATAATGTCTTATATGTGGTTATCcgtttgaaaatttttgaaagatttatattatttataataatttatatttgatttttaaaaaaaatatttgatctgttttttaatttttgatggGTTAACCCACATAACCTGCAACCTCTGCGTCATGTCAGGATTTTGGCGAACCAAAACGGACAATCCGTTTTGATAGTTCTATTTATTACCAAAAATATATAGTTAGATAATAAAGAAAAAACAATTCACGAGTTacgtataaaaaatttatttaaacaaAACAGTGTATTCTTGACTACAAAAAAAGAACAAGTAAAGGGATGCCAAAGTTTGTGACTCTGTAGATATGCCACTTATTAGATATACAACAGTAAAGTATAGCAAGGAAACATGGCTAAAGTCTAGAATGTCACGTGCAGACCGAGAAGTGCCATGAACTGCGATATGAACTCGGGATGACCGGGCCAAGCCGCACCAGTGACAAGGTTACCGTCAGTGAAGCAACGATCGATTGGTTCGGGTTCTAGCCATGTTGCCCCTGCCAGAACAACATTAAGCTTCACAGCAGGATATGCAGTACATTTCTTGCCCTGATGAAAACATTTGAAAAAATAACATTAGCCATATTTCCAATTAATTGTGCAACTAAATTGAAACAATGAAACAAAGAAAAGGTGCAGCACATGAAATTATTATTCGAAATGATCATGCATATGTACTTGCATTAGCTATCTAACGATGCAGGGGTGTGAAAAGCTACCTTCAGAACACCAGCAGCTGATAAAATTTGTTGTCCATGGCATATTGATGCTACCGGCTTCCCAGATTCCATAAATTCCTTCACCAATTTAAGCACACTTTCATCCAATGCCAAGTATTCTGGAGCTCGGCCCCCGGGGATCACCAGGCCATCATAGCTAGAAGCATTCAAACCTTCAAAATTGGCGTTCAGAGAGAACTGGTGGCCAGGCTTCTCACTATATGTTTGGTCGCCTTCAAAATCGTGAACAGCTGTCGGGCAATTATCACCCGCCTTTTTTCCAGGGCATACGGCATCCACGTGGCATTCGAGAGCTTGCAGAGATTGGAAAGGAACCATTACCTCGTAGTCTTCCATGTAATCCTGCATTATGTTGCAACCGCAAAAGAACATAACTAATGAATAATGCAAATTTCCAAAAGTGGCAACACTAACAAGAACTGAACTAAATCATAAAAGGGTAAGTAAATTAATGTGTATGAATAGTTAGTTACCAATCACATTTGAGACACGGAGGACACTCAACATAAACATAGCATGATCAGAAGATGATGTGCAGAAACTACACATGTCCCTATTAAGATTCACCGTGGTAGACGAAGATTATGATA
Proteins encoded:
- the LOC140880625 gene encoding probable inactive receptor kinase At5g16590, which translates into the protein MRRFDSDFCASLLLTAAILLPFAAADIAGERAALVAFRSAVGGRLRLWDLNRPTPCSWAGVVCNAPLNSTVVELHFPGMGLSGVIPPNTISNLTNLNTLSLRYNSMSGNLPPELFSSLTLLRNLYLQHNSFDGEIPDSLFSLSSLVRVNLADNNFSGQISPSFNKLTRLGTLYLQDNHFSGQVPDLNLPGLLQFNVSSNNLTGEIPGHLSGKPRSAFLGNSLCGSPLDSCGGGGGGKSKKKLSAGVIAGIVIGSIIGLLVLLLLLFCLCRACAGKRKKSKNEGVVANVRDLEVPPEKIESEVKNGAAGGSFAAALGSREKGKVVVDGKKGLVFLGKTGWNFDLEDLLRASAEVLGKGTFGTAYKAVLETGLAVVVKRLRDANMGEREFREKMEEVGRLDHENLVPLRAYYYNKEEKLLVYDYLPRGSLSALLHGNKGGGRTPLNWETRAAIALGAARGISYLHSQSPTLSHGNIKSSNILLTTSYEARVSDFCLAQLAGPTTTPNRVAGYRAPEVTDPRKVSQKADVYSFGVLLLELLTGKAPTHSLTNEEGVDLPRWVQSIVREEWTSEVFDLELLRYQNVEEDMVQLLQLAVDSTAPYPDKRPSMTEVCGRIQEICRSNVQDRSGDIVNIEEPQHNTGS